The Shinella zoogloeoides genome contains the following window.
TCGACTGCGAGATCAATCCGGCCGGCACGCTGCACTGCGCCGTCGGCCAGTCCGGCCTCGACGAACTGAAGCAGCGCGCCGAGCAATGGGCGCGCCGCGGCGCGCCGGTGCGTCTGCTCGATGCCGCCGAGACGGCCGCCAAGGTCGGCACCGATGCCTATACCGGCGCGCTGCTCGACATGCGCGCCGGCACGATCCAGCCGCTCGCCTATGCGCGCGGCCTTGCCCGCGCCGCGATTGCCGCCGGCGCGAATGTCTTCACCGGCAGCCCCGTGACGGGCGCTGAGCGAAACGGCAAGCGCTGGACGGTCAACACCGCGCGCGGTTCCGTGACGGCGGACTGGGTGGTGGTCGCGACGAACGCCTATACGGTCGCCCCGTGGAACGAGGTGCGCGCCGAGCTCGTGCATCTTCCCTATTTCAACTTCGCCACCGTGCCGCTGTCGGCGGAGATGCAGGCGAAGATCCTGCCGGAAAAGCAGGGCGCGTGGGATACGCGGGAAGTCCTCTCCTCCTTCCGCTTCGACAAGCGCGGCCGTCTGGTCTTCGGCAGCGTCGGGGCGCTACGCGGCACCGGCACGGGCATCCACAAGGCCTGGGCGCGCCGCGCTCTGAAAAAACTGTTCCCTGAGATCGGCGACGTCGCCTTCGAGGCCGAATGGTACGGCAAGATCGGCATGACGACCGACAACCTGCCGCGCTTCCATCGCCTTGCCGACAATGTCGTCGGCTTTTCTGGCTATAACGGCCGCGGCATCGCTCCCGGTACCGTCTTCGGCCGCACGCTCGCCCAGCTCGTTTCCGGCGAGATCGCCGAAATGGACCTGCCACTGCCGGTCACCGATCCGGAAGCCCAGTCCTTCCGCTCGGTGCGGGAAGGCTATTACGAACTCGGCGCGCAGATCGCCCATTTCGCCGGCGCGCGCATCTAGGTAACCCGCCCTAAAAGCAGAAAGGCCGGCGTTTCCGCCGGCCTTTTCGTTTGTCAGCCCATGCGCTCGGAGGCGTAGGAGCCGGGCGACGGCGGGAAGACGATGGTCTTGTTGCCGTTCATGAAGACGCGGTGATGGATATGGGCATGCACGGCGCGGGCCAGAACCTGGCTCTCCACGTCGCGGCCGATCGAGACATAGTCCTCCGCCGACTGCGCATGCGTGATACGCGCGACGTCCTGCTCGATGATCGGACCTTCATCGAGGTCCTCGGTGACGTAGTGCGCCGTCGCGCCGATCAGCTTCACGCCGCGCTCGAAGGCCTGCTTGTAGGGGTTCGCCCCCTTGAAGGACGGCAGGAACGAGTGGTGGATGTTGATGATGCGGCCCGACATCTTCTTGCAGACCGCATCCGACAGAACCTGCATGTAGCGGGCGAGAACGATCAGCTCGGCGCCGGACTGCTCGACCACTTCCATCAGCCGCGCCTCAGCCTGCGGCTTGTTCTCCTTCGTCACCTTGATGTGGTGGAAGGGGATGTCGTGGTTGACGATGACCTTCTGGTAATCGAAGTGGTTGGAGACGACGCCGACGATGTCGATCGGCAATGCGCCGATCTTCCAGCGGTAGAGCAGGTCGTTGAGGCAATGGCCGAAGCGCGAGACCATGAGCAGCACCTTCATGCGCTCGTCGCTGTCGTTGAAGCGGTATGTCATCGCATATTTCTTGGCGACCGGGGCAAAGCCCGACTTGATGTCGTCTTCCGACACGCCTTCCTGCGACAGGAAGGTGAGGCGCATGAAGAACAGGCCCGTCTCCAGATCGTCGAACTGCGACGAATCGGAGATGTAGCACCCCTTCTCGGCGAGGTAGCCGGTGATCGCAGCGACGATGCCGCGGGTCGATTGGCAGGTTACGGTCAGGACGTGGCTTTTCATCGGTTTCAATCTCGCGTTCGGCCGGTGCGGGGGCAGGCAACGGCGATCCCCTCTTGATGCGCCGCACATAACGGCTCGGCGCATATTTCAGGCTGCCTGCGGCGGCGCAAGCCCTGCAATGGCGAGAAGCTACGCCTGCTCCTTTCAGGAATCCCTCCGGTTCGCGACATCCAATGCGTCGAAAATGCCAAGAGATGCGATCCGCTTTCCGCAAATGCCGGAATCGATGACGCAGAGGCAAATTCCCGCTAGACACTATTATGGACGCATGTTCTACATAATGGACATATTTGACCGGAGCACATCATGCATCTTTCCATGTGGACCTATCCCTGGGACATTCAGGACCAGGGGCTCGAAACGCTCGCCGCCGACCTTGCCGGCCGCGCCGGGCTGAACACGGTCAGCATGGCGACCTCCTATCACGCCGGCCGCTTCCTGCAGCCGCGCAGCCCGCAGCAGAAAGCCTATTTCCCGGAAGACGGAACGATCTATTTCCGCCCGGACGAAAGCCTCTGGCAGGGCAAGGAAATCCAGCCGCTGGTGGCGCAGAACCTCATCGAGCGCGGCGACATGCTAGAAGCGCTGACCAAAGCGCGCGCGACGACCGGCCTCAAGGTCTCCTGCTGGACGGTCTGCCTGCACAATACCCGCCTCGGCACGCTGCATCCCGACCACGTGACCCGCAACGCCTTCGGCAACGCCAACTACTACAATCTCTGCCCCTCCAGCCCGGCGGCGCGCGACTATGTCGTCACGCTCGTTCGCGACATCACGGTGAACTACAAGCCGGACATGCTGGAGCTGGAAAGCCCCAACTTCATGGGTTACGCCCATGAACATCATCACGAGAAGGACGGCGTCGGCCTCAATGCCGAGGACGATTTCCTGCTCTCGCTCTGCTTCTGCGACCATTGCACGGCCCGGGCCCAGAAGGCGGGCGTGCCCGTGGACGCCGCGCGCAAGACCGTGGTGCGCTTCATCGCGGAGACCTGCGAGCGGGCCGTGCCGGAAAAACAGTTCGCCGATTTCCCCGAAGCCGGCATCGACGCCTTCCGCGCCTATCCCGAACTCCACGCTTTCCTCGCATGGCGCACGGAGCCGGTGACGAGCCTGATCGGCGCGATCAAGGCCGCCGCAGACCCGGCGACACGCATCGTGCTGATCGACCTCAAGGACGCCTGGCTCGGCGGCGTCGATCTCGACGCGGTCGGCAAGCTCTGCGACGGGGCGATCCTCTGCTGCTACGACATGACGCCGGAAGCCGTGGGCGAGGTCATCCGCACCGGCCGGGCGATTCTTGGCCCGGACAAATTCCTCGGACTGGGCCTGCGCGTCTTCTATCCGGAAGTCGACGGCCCCGAGATCCTGACGGCGCGCGTGAAAAACGCCGTCGAAGCGGGCGTCGACGGCGTCAATTTCTACAATTACGGTCTCATTCCCGCAAAACGCCTCGACTGGGTGGGCGAGACGGTCGCGGCCATCAGCCGCTGATCGGCTCGGCCGCCTGGATCAGGCAATCGCCCGCCTGGCTGTCGGTGTGCAGCCGATGGGAAATGACAATGCCGCCTTCGGCAAAGCGCAGCGCCTCTTCCGGCTGATCCAGCCGTTCCAGATCGTGATACCAGCCGGCAAGATCGCCGGCGGCAACACGCGCGCCGAGCGCAACCGCCGGCTCGAACCAGCCGCGCCGGTTGGCATAGATGCCCTGGCTGTGCCGCGAGAGCGAGAGAAGCTGCAGGTCCGGCGAGGCGGGCAGCGCCTGCCGCGAGAGAACCGGCCCCTCCGTAATGCCGAGCGCCACGAGCAGGCGGTCGATCGCCGCCGCCGTGAAGGCCATGCTGTCGGGCGTCACCGTACCGCCGCCGCCGAATTCGCCGGAAAGACCGATCGTGCCCGCACGGCCCGCCGCACCCATCGAGGTCGGCGCTGCCGGCCCGTTGTCGGCAATGAAGGCGTGGCCCGCGCCCATGGCCCGCATCAGCTCCAGCGAGCGCTGGAAACGCGCCGGATCGGCCTGCCGCTCGATGAGCGTGCAGGCGAGATGGGCCATGGAGGTGCCGCCTGAATGCAGGTCCAGCACAGCCTCGTGCTGCGGAAACAGGACATGCTCCAGGAAATGGGCAAGCCGCGCCGTCGGCGTGCCAGCGGGGTCGCCCGGGAAGGCGCGGTTGAGATTGCCGCCGTCGAAGGGCGAGCAGCGCCGGGCCGCCATCACCGCCGGCAGGTTCGCCATGGGCAGGATGGTGACAGCGCCGCGAATTTTTGCAACGTCGAGCAGCCGCATCAACCGGCCGAGTTGCAGTTCGCCCTCATATTCGTCGCCGTGATTGCCCGCCATGAGCAGGAGACTCGGCCCCGCGCCGTTCTTCAGGCGCAGGATCGGGATGCGAATCTGGTAATAGGGCGAGCGGTCGACGGAATAGGGGATGGCGAGATGGCCGTCCTGCCGACCCTCGGCCGCAAAATCGATCGGGTTGACGACGCCGCTATGCATGGTCAGAGCGCCGCGACGGCGGTCATCTCGACGCGCAGGTCCGGGTCGGCAAGGCGTGCCTCGACGCAGGCGCGGGCCGGCGGGTTCACCGGGTCGATCCAGGCGTCATAGACGCTGTTCATGGCGTCGAAATCGACGATGGCCGGGAGGAAGACGTTGACGGCGAGGAGCTTCGAACGGTCTGTGCCGGCTTCCTTGAGCAGCGCGTCGATCTTGCCGAGCACGTCGCGCGTCTGGTCCTCGATGCCGGCCTTGCGGTTTTCCGCGACCTGGCCGGCAATGTAGACGAGACCGCCATAGGAGACGGCCTGGCTCATGCGCGAGCCCTTCTGGTAACGCTGGATCATGGTGTTTTCCTTTCGTCCTGGGAGGATCAGCCGAAGCTGGTGAGGTAGGCCGTCACGACCTGATGGTCGGGGTCGAGGCCGTAGAGGATGGCGTGCCGGTCGAGGCAGGTGCAGGGGTGGGAGATGCCGAACTCCACCACATCGCCCACGGCGACCGCGCTGCCGGCCGGAAGGGTGACAAAAGCGTGCTGGTCGTTGAGGCGCAGCACCTCGGCGCTGGTGAAGTCGGCGGCCTTCGCGCCGTCACGGTAAAGCACCAGCGGGCGCGGCAGGCCCTGGTCGATGGCGACGTCGCGCAGGCCCATGCCGCAGATGGCAAGGCCGGGCTCCGGCAGCGACAGCACTTCCGCCCAGACGCGCAGCGCCGGCTGGAATTCCCGCGCCGCCGAATGGACCTTGCCACCGAAGCGGAAGCCTTCGCGCGCATCGAGGCCGGACAGACCGCGCTCGTAGACGCCGTGATCGTGGAGGAAGATCGCCCCGCTGCGCAGGATCAGTTTGCAATCGGGATCGGCCGAAACGGCGGCGGAAAGACCGGCGACGACACGGTCGAAGAAGACCGAGCCGCCGGCCGTGACGAGAAGCGGCCGCTCCTTGCCGATGCGGGCGCGCACCGTGGGGAGGAAGGCGGCGGTCAAGTCCATCAGGCCATCGATGCGGCGCAGCGTCTCGTCCGCATCCGCCGTTGCGGCCGCGCCCTCATAGGCGGCGATGCCGGTGAGCCTGAAGTTTTGGCTTTCGGCCGGAAGGATCACGTCGAGGATCGCATTCGCGGCATCAGTGCTGCGGGCACCGGCGCGCCCGGCTCCGAACTCCACCAGCAGACCGAGCGGCGGCAGGTCGGCGCATCCGGCCCAGGCTGCGACGAGCGCTTCGGCAAACGGCACGGAATCGACAAAGATATGCACCTCAGCCGAGGGATAGCCGGCGAGCAGGGCGGCGAGGCGGCGGGCAGCGGCGGCACCGCCGATCTCGTTGGCGAGGATCAGCCGGCGCTGGCCGGCCTTCAGCATCACGGCGGCCTGCCTGATATCGGCGACGGTCGTGCCCCAAGCACCGGCGGCCAGCAGCGCGCCGGAAATCGCCGTCGACATGGGCGTCTTGGCATGGGGCGCGATTTCGACGCCGTGATCCTTCACATAGGCCATCATCAGGTCAACATTCGTGGCGAAGGCCTGCTGGTCGAGCGAGATCAGCGGCAGCGCCATTTTCCCGTCATAGGGCTTCCAGCCCTTGCCGCCGATAGCCTCGAGCGGCAGCGGCGCATGGCCCGGCGGAAAGCCGCGGATGCGGTCGTCGATGACGGGATTGCCGGTTCCGGTGGTGTGAAGGTCATACATGGTGCTCTCCCATCCCGAGACGGTAGGTCTCGTTGGCGGTGGTGAAGAAAAGGGCGCGCTGCTCGTCGAGCGAAAGACAGGCAGCCGCGTTGCGGAAGACGTCGTAGACCGCGTCGAAGGAGGCGTGCAGCCCGGCGACCGGGAAATCGCTGGCGAACATCGAGCGCGACGGGCCGAAACAGTCCAGGCAATGGTCGATCACCGCGCCGAGGCTTTCGGGCGTCCAGTCATTGTCGTAGGCGACGAGGTCGGAGATTTTCAGGCGGGCATTCGGCTCCCCGCCGAGGGCGCGCAGACCCTTGCGCCAGAGCGCCATGCCTTCTTCGCTGCGGTCGGCCGGGCTGCCGCCGTGATTGAGCACGAAGAGCGTGTCCGGGAAGGATCGCATGAGATGCAACGCCTCTTCCATCTGCCAGGGATAGAGCATGAGGTCGAAGACGAGGCCGAGGCGGGAGAGATGGGTTAGGCCCGCCCGCCAGACGGGATCGGCCATGCGGTGAGGACGGGGCGCGAAGCTCTTGGCCGGCTCGGGGTGCCAGCTCACGATATCGCGGATGCCGACGACATTCGGGTTCGCCGCCTCCGCTTCGAGGAGGCGAAGCGCATCGGGGCTGTCGAGGGGAACGCGGGCGATGTAGCGCCGCGCGACGCCCGAGGTACGGTCGAGACCGTCGAGCCAGCGGCTTTCCTCCAGCGGGTGCGCATCCGACCAACCGGCCTCGACATGCACGGTGGCGACGACGTTCTGGTGTGCGGCATCCGCCAGATAGTCCTCTATACCATAATCCCTGAGGATCTGCGCAAGGCTACCGAACACCATCTCGGTCCCCTCGCCGCGTGCCTTTTCCAGCCAGGGATGGCGGTTGAGCGAGAGGTCCCAGAGATGGTGGTGCGGGTCGATGACCGGCCCGCCGTAGCGCAGCGTCATCGCCGGGCCTCGCGGCCGGAAATGAGCAGGAGCGCCAGGATCAGCGTGCCGAACATGATGGAGCGCCAGCCGGGCGAGGCATTGACCACCGTGATCAGCGCCGTCGTGGTGACGAGCAGGATCGCCCCCGGAATGGTGCCGGCATAGGTGCCGCGCCCGCCGAGGATGGAGGTGCCGCCGAGCACCACGGCGGCGATCGACGTCAGCAGATAGGGATCGCCGATGCCGACATAGCCCTGCCGGTTCATGCCGAGCACGAGAATGCCGGCGAGGCCCGCGAAGAAGCCGGAGAGCGCATAGAGGATCAGCGTGTTGCGCGTGAGGCTGACGCCCGAAAGGCGAGCGGCGAGCGGATTGGCCCCGATGGCGAGGAACCGCGCGCCGATGGGCATGCGGTGGATCAGGATGAGCACGACGGCCGAGACGGCGAGCCAGAGGAGGACGCCGGCCGGCACACCGAGCGGACGCGCCTGCCCGAGCAGGATGACGGCCGGATTGCTGACCGTGACGGCGCTGCCGCCGGCGACGATGACGAGCAACCCTTGCAGGAAGGTCGCCATGGCGAGCGTCATGATGATCGGCGGCACGCGAAGGTAGGCCGCGCCCGCGCCGTTGAGGAAGCCGATGCCGGTGGCGATGGCCAGCACGAGGGCGATGCCGACGAGGCCGGTCGGATCCCAGGCGGGCGAGATGATCGGCAGCAGGATCGCGGTGACGGTGATGACCGCGCCGACGGAAAGGTCGATGCCGCCCATCAGGATGACGAGCGTCTGGCCGGCGGCGGCGATGCCGATGACGGCGGCAAGCTCCAGCAGGTAGCGCAGGTGCCCGTAGGCCCCGAAGCCGCGCAGCGTGACGCTGGCGACAAGCCAGACCAGCGCCACGAGCACGAAGGTGAGGAGCGGGGGATTGCGGAACAGGGAACGAGCGGCATTCATCGCCTTGCCCTCCATTGTGCGAGCAGTTCCGGCACCGCGACGGCGCCGACGATGATCAGACCCTGCGCGACATATTGCGCGACCGGCGGGAAGCCGAGGAAGAACATCACGTTGATCATGACCGAGAGCAGCAGGCTGCCGCAGATCGCCCCACGCATCGTGCCTTTGCCGCCGAGGAAGCCGACGCCGCCGAGCACGGCCGCGGCAATGGAATTCAGCGTGAAGGGTGCGCCGATGACCGGATCGCCCGAGCCCGTCTGCGCCGCGACGAAGAGGCCGGCAAGCGCGGCGAGCAGGCCCGACAGCGCGAAGGCGACGATCTTCACCCGCTCGACCGGCACGCCGGAGCGGAACGCGCCGACGGGATTGTCGCCGGCCGCATAGATGCCGAGGCCGAGTGGCGTAGCCAGGAACGCCTTCCAGAGAAGGAGGACGACGACGAGCAGCAGGAAGGCGACGGGCGTGTGGCCGGCAAGCGTGTTGGACAGCCAGTCCGGAATGAAGCCGCCCGGGCGCGGCAGGAGGATCAGCGCGACGCCGGTGATGATGAAAGAGCCGGCAAGCGTGACGATGATGGCGGGGAGCCTCAGATGCGCGACGATGACGCCGATGACGGCACCGATGGCAAGGCCGGTGATCGCGACGGCGAGGAAGCCGCCGGGAACGCCGAGCGCCGTGCCCATGGTGGTTGCGGCGATGACCGCGCCGAGGCTGACGAGCGGGCCGATGGCGAGCGTGATGCCGCCGTTCAGCATGAGCAGCGCCTGCGCCATGGTGACGAGGGCGAGCGGGAACCAGTTCTGCGTGAACTTGGAGAAGCCGCCGACCGAGAGAATGCCGGGGAAGAGCACGGCATAGAGGATGAGGAAGGCGGCGACGACGAGATAGAGGCCGCCGAGGCTGCGGTTGCGGCGGCGCTGGATGGCGCCGTAGAGCCAGCTTGGGGACGAAACAGCGCTCATGCGGCCGCTCCTTCTGTGTTGACGCCCATGGCCGCGCCGACAATGGCC
Protein-coding sequences here:
- a CDS encoding NAD(P)/FAD-dependent oxidoreductase, whose translation is MLNDPRSHGLWEMTAPSAPETVAFSGKAEADVVIVGGGYTGFSTALHLAERGTRVILLEGAEIGYGGSGRNVGLVNAGMWVMPDELPGVLGDLYGSRLLELLGNAPRLVFDLVEKHQIDCEINPAGTLHCAVGQSGLDELKQRAEQWARRGAPVRLLDAAETAAKVGTDAYTGALLDMRAGTIQPLAYARGLARAAIAAGANVFTGSPVTGAERNGKRWTVNTARGSVTADWVVVATNAYTVAPWNEVRAELVHLPYFNFATVPLSAEMQAKILPEKQGAWDTREVLSSFRFDKRGRLVFGSVGALRGTGTGIHKAWARRALKKLFPEIGDVAFEAEWYGKIGMTTDNLPRFHRLADNVVGFSGYNGRGIAPGTVFGRTLAQLVSGEIAEMDLPLPVTDPEAQSFRSVREGYYELGAQIAHFAGARI
- the purU gene encoding formyltetrahydrofolate deformylase; this encodes MKSHVLTVTCQSTRGIVAAITGYLAEKGCYISDSSQFDDLETGLFFMRLTFLSQEGVSEDDIKSGFAPVAKKYAMTYRFNDSDERMKVLLMVSRFGHCLNDLLYRWKIGALPIDIVGVVSNHFDYQKVIVNHDIPFHHIKVTKENKPQAEARLMEVVEQSGAELIVLARYMQVLSDAVCKKMSGRIINIHHSFLPSFKGANPYKQAFERGVKLIGATAHYVTEDLDEGPIIEQDVARITHAQSAEDYVSIGRDVESQVLARAVHAHIHHRVFMNGNKTIVFPPSPGSYASERMG
- a CDS encoding succinylglutamate desuccinylase/aspartoacylase family protein translates to MHSGVVNPIDFAAEGRQDGHLAIPYSVDRSPYYQIRIPILRLKNGAGPSLLLMAGNHGDEYEGELQLGRLMRLLDVAKIRGAVTILPMANLPAVMAARRCSPFDGGNLNRAFPGDPAGTPTARLAHFLEHVLFPQHEAVLDLHSGGTSMAHLACTLIERQADPARFQRSLELMRAMGAGHAFIADNGPAAPTSMGAAGRAGTIGLSGEFGGGGTVTPDSMAFTAAAIDRLLVALGITEGPVLSRQALPASPDLQLLSLSRHSQGIYANRRGWFEPAVALGARVAAGDLAGWYHDLERLDQPEEALRFAEGGIVISHRLHTDSQAGDCLIQAAEPISG
- a CDS encoding RidA family protein, with the translated sequence MIQRYQKGSRMSQAVSYGGLVYIAGQVAENRKAGIEDQTRDVLGKIDALLKEAGTDRSKLLAVNVFLPAIVDFDAMNSVYDAWIDPVNPPARACVEARLADPDLRVEMTAVAAL
- a CDS encoding alanine racemase; the protein is MYDLHTTGTGNPVIDDRIRGFPPGHAPLPLEAIGGKGWKPYDGKMALPLISLDQQAFATNVDLMMAYVKDHGVEIAPHAKTPMSTAISGALLAAGAWGTTVADIRQAAVMLKAGQRRLILANEIGGAAAARRLAALLAGYPSAEVHIFVDSVPFAEALVAAWAGCADLPPLGLLVEFGAGRAGARSTDAANAILDVILPAESQNFRLTGIAAYEGAAATADADETLRRIDGLMDLTAAFLPTVRARIGKERPLLVTAGGSVFFDRVVAGLSAAVSADPDCKLILRSGAIFLHDHGVYERGLSGLDAREGFRFGGKVHSAAREFQPALRVWAEVLSLPEPGLAICGMGLRDVAIDQGLPRPLVLYRDGAKAADFTSAEVLRLNDQHAFVTLPAGSAVAVGDVVEFGISHPCTCLDRHAILYGLDPDHQVVTAYLTSFG
- a CDS encoding amidohydrolase family protein — encoded protein: MTLRYGGPVIDPHHHLWDLSLNRHPWLEKARGEGTEMVFGSLAQILRDYGIEDYLADAAHQNVVATVHVEAGWSDAHPLEESRWLDGLDRTSGVARRYIARVPLDSPDALRLLEAEAANPNVVGIRDIVSWHPEPAKSFAPRPHRMADPVWRAGLTHLSRLGLVFDLMLYPWQMEEALHLMRSFPDTLFVLNHGGSPADRSEEGMALWRKGLRALGGEPNARLKISDLVAYDNDWTPESLGAVIDHCLDCFGPSRSMFASDFPVAGLHASFDAVYDVFRNAAACLSLDEQRALFFTTANETYRLGMGEHHV
- a CDS encoding ABC transporter permease, with the protein product MNAARSLFRNPPLLTFVLVALVWLVASVTLRGFGAYGHLRYLLELAAVIGIAAAGQTLVILMGGIDLSVGAVITVTAILLPIISPAWDPTGLVGIALVLAIATGIGFLNGAGAAYLRVPPIIMTLAMATFLQGLLVIVAGGSAVTVSNPAVILLGQARPLGVPAGVLLWLAVSAVVLILIHRMPIGARFLAIGANPLAARLSGVSLTRNTLILYALSGFFAGLAGILVLGMNRQGYVGIGDPYLLTSIAAVVLGGTSILGGRGTYAGTIPGAILLVTTTALITVVNASPGWRSIMFGTLILALLLISGREARR
- a CDS encoding ABC transporter permease — translated: MSAVSSPSWLYGAIQRRRNRSLGGLYLVVAAFLILYAVLFPGILSVGGFSKFTQNWFPLALVTMAQALLMLNGGITLAIGPLVSLGAVIAATTMGTALGVPGGFLAVAITGLAIGAVIGVIVAHLRLPAIIVTLAGSFIITGVALILLPRPGGFIPDWLSNTLAGHTPVAFLLLVVVLLLWKAFLATPLGLGIYAAGDNPVGAFRSGVPVERVKIVAFALSGLLAALAGLFVAAQTGSGDPVIGAPFTLNSIAAAVLGGVGFLGGKGTMRGAICGSLLLSVMINVMFFLGFPPVAQYVAQGLIIVGAVAVPELLAQWRARR